Proteins encoded by one window of Salicibibacter halophilus:
- the ytaF gene encoding sporulation membrane protein YtaF: MEGWIALLVLAFAVSVDAFGVGMTYGMRKLKISMLPVVLIGFCSFISVLMAGLFAGVVFNVIPTQSADYLGGAILIAIGAWAIYQGFRPKEQQNALPVRKKQEGTMVNWEIKKLGLVIKVLRKPTAADMDGSGTISIKEAMLLGFALALDAFGAGFGAAMLGYPILIFALFVFVMCSVCLVLGKKGGLKLADRKAIDKLVFLPGLLIVCIGVLNFM; the protein is encoded by the coding sequence ATGGAAGGCTGGATCGCATTACTCGTGCTTGCTTTCGCGGTCAGTGTCGACGCATTCGGGGTAGGGATGACGTACGGCATGCGTAAGCTTAAAATCTCCATGCTGCCGGTTGTTCTGATCGGTTTCTGTTCATTTATATCTGTTCTAATGGCCGGTTTGTTTGCGGGAGTGGTGTTTAACGTAATTCCCACGCAATCCGCGGATTACCTGGGTGGCGCTATTCTTATCGCGATTGGCGCATGGGCCATCTATCAAGGGTTCCGTCCAAAGGAGCAGCAAAACGCATTGCCCGTCCGAAAAAAACAAGAAGGAACGATGGTTAACTGGGAAATCAAGAAATTGGGACTCGTCATTAAGGTGTTGCGGAAACCTACTGCCGCTGATATGGATGGATCGGGAACGATTTCGATCAAAGAAGCAATGCTCTTGGGGTTTGCGCTTGCACTGGATGCTTTTGGTGCCGGATTCGGGGCTGCTATGCTCGGATATCCCATACTGATTTTTGCGTTGTTTGTGTTCGTGATGTGTTCGGTCTGTTTAGTGCTTGGAAAAAAAGGTGGCCTTAAGCTCGCCGATCGGAAAGCCATCGATAAATTGGTGTTTTTGCCCGGGCTGCTTATCGTTTGCATCGGGGTGCTTAATTTTATGTAA
- a CDS encoding glyceraldehyde-3-phosphate dehydrogenase, whose amino-acid sequence MSATVAINGFGRIGRMAFRRAFFDDTLNIVAVNATYPPQTLAHLLKHDTIHGRFEATVEANDEAMIVNGKEIKIVQSRDPLELPWDELNIDIVIESTGKFKTREGAGAHLQAGAKKVVITAPGKDEDATIVIGVNDSDYDDEHHHILSNASCTTNCLAPVVKTLDEAFGIESGLMTTVHSYTNDQKNLDNPHKDLRRARASGQSIIPTTTGAAKAISKVLPHLEGKLNGSALRVPTPNVSLVDLVCDLNTEVTETEVNDAFRSAANQELKGILASSDEPLVSVDYNGDDHSSIIDELSTMVINRRQVKVLAWYDNEWGYACRVVDLARLIAQKSAKTSTVNG is encoded by the coding sequence ATGAGTGCAACAGTGGCGATTAATGGTTTCGGCCGTATAGGGAGAATGGCATTTCGCAGGGCTTTTTTTGATGATACATTAAACATTGTTGCTGTGAATGCGACGTATCCCCCGCAGACACTCGCGCATTTACTCAAGCATGATACCATTCATGGGCGATTTGAAGCCACGGTGGAAGCCAACGATGAAGCCATGATCGTGAATGGCAAAGAAATTAAAATCGTACAATCCCGGGATCCGTTGGAATTGCCCTGGGATGAGCTGAATATTGACATAGTTATTGAATCCACCGGTAAATTCAAAACAAGGGAAGGCGCGGGTGCCCACTTGCAAGCAGGGGCCAAAAAAGTTGTGATCACGGCCCCCGGGAAAGATGAAGACGCGACGATCGTCATTGGCGTAAACGATAGCGATTATGACGATGAACACCATCACATTCTTTCCAATGCCTCTTGTACGACGAATTGCCTTGCACCGGTTGTTAAAACATTGGATGAAGCGTTCGGCATTGAGAGTGGTTTAATGACTACGGTCCATTCTTACACGAACGATCAAAAAAACCTTGATAATCCGCATAAAGACTTGCGGCGGGCACGTGCATCCGGCCAATCCATTATTCCGACGACGACCGGAGCGGCTAAAGCCATTTCAAAAGTTCTGCCTCATCTTGAGGGAAAGTTGAACGGTTCTGCTTTGCGGGTGCCGACACCGAATGTTTCTTTGGTGGACCTCGTCTGTGATTTGAATACAGAAGTGACGGAAACAGAAGTGAATGATGCATTTCGCTCAGCAGCGAACCAAGAGTTGAAAGGGATTCTCGCTAGTTCGGATGAACCTTTAGTTTCCGTTGACTATAACGGCGATGATCATTCTTCGATCATTGACGAATTGTCGACTATGGTGATTAACCGTCGGCAAGTGAAAGTGCTTGCCTGGTACGATAACGAATGGGGCTATGCATGCAGAGTCGTGGATCTCGCACGCCTCATTGCACAAAAATCAGCCAAAACTTCAACGGTAAACGGATAA
- the coaE gene encoding dephospho-CoA kinase (Dephospho-CoA kinase (CoaE) performs the final step in coenzyme A biosynthesis.), whose protein sequence is MIIGLTGGIASGKSLLADYMGGWDLPIIDADAIAREVVEPGKPAYEEIKDFFGNDVFHEDGTLDRKALGSVIFGDKEKRNRLNNITHPAIHDEMMKKKEALMKEGNQTLIFDIPLLVENGRMNTVDRVLLAYVSEDVQLKRLMERDGSSKEEATERIRSQMPLKEKKDYADAVVDNNGSRGDSKTQLLHILTAWGVKVDD, encoded by the coding sequence ATGATTATTGGGCTTACCGGCGGAATTGCAAGCGGAAAAAGTTTACTTGCCGATTATATGGGCGGCTGGGACCTGCCGATCATTGATGCGGATGCGATTGCACGGGAGGTCGTCGAGCCAGGGAAACCGGCATACGAGGAGATCAAAGATTTTTTCGGGAACGATGTTTTTCACGAAGATGGAACGTTGGATCGCAAAGCGCTCGGCAGTGTTATTTTTGGAGATAAAGAGAAACGGAATCGCCTTAACAACATCACGCACCCGGCAATTCACGATGAAATGATGAAGAAAAAAGAGGCGTTGATGAAGGAAGGAAACCAGACACTAATTTTTGATATCCCTTTGCTCGTGGAAAACGGCAGAATGAATACTGTGGATCGTGTTTTGCTTGCGTACGTCAGCGAAGATGTGCAATTGAAACGGTTGATGGAACGGGATGGGAGCTCGAAAGAAGAGGCGACTGAACGAATTCGTTCCCAAATGCCGTTAAAGGAGAAGAAGGATTATGCGGACGCGGTTGTCGATAACAACGGCAGCCGCGGGGATTCAAAAACGCAATTGCTACATATCCTTACGGCATGGGGAGTGAAGGTGGACGATTGA
- the dnaI gene encoding primosomal protein DnaI yields the protein MEPIQTSLKKYMQDAGWEDALQRVQQTVLNDTRVNGWLAENDKELHEDAVAQGMTALLEYKNSWRNCDQCPGLANCPNPMPGYQPELYPEHGQIQMRYHPCPLQIAANRRKHQASLVKSLYVSEEFKKASFENMEIDDTDDTRATALETALEFEREANPGENGQGLYLHGMFGVGKTYLIAAIANALAERQIQSLLVYAPEFFREMRQAVGEGSVSEKIDAVKRVPVLMLDDLGAETMSNWIRDDVLGAILQYRMTEKLPTIYTSNWDYEELEGHLSYSNKGGEERMKAKRIMERIRPFTTELYLSGRNRRET from the coding sequence ATGGAACCCATACAAACGTCATTAAAAAAATATATGCAGGATGCCGGCTGGGAAGACGCGTTGCAGCGTGTGCAACAGACGGTGCTGAACGATACGCGTGTGAATGGCTGGCTGGCCGAGAACGACAAGGAATTGCATGAAGATGCTGTTGCCCAAGGGATGACGGCATTGCTTGAGTACAAAAATTCCTGGCGGAATTGTGACCAATGCCCGGGGTTGGCAAACTGCCCGAATCCGATGCCGGGCTATCAACCTGAATTATATCCTGAACATGGCCAGATTCAAATGCGTTATCATCCTTGTCCGTTACAAATTGCGGCGAATCGCAGGAAACACCAGGCATCCCTTGTGAAAAGCCTGTATGTATCCGAAGAATTTAAAAAAGCAAGCTTTGAAAATATGGAAATCGATGATACGGATGACACGAGAGCGACGGCGTTGGAGACGGCCCTTGAATTTGAACGGGAGGCAAACCCAGGAGAAAACGGACAGGGCTTATATTTACACGGGATGTTCGGCGTCGGAAAGACATATTTAATCGCCGCGATCGCGAATGCTCTGGCAGAGCGGCAAATTCAATCTTTGCTTGTCTACGCGCCTGAATTTTTCCGTGAAATGCGCCAAGCAGTCGGAGAGGGAAGTGTCAGCGAAAAAATCGACGCTGTGAAAAGGGTTCCGGTACTTATGCTTGATGATCTCGGTGCGGAAACGATGTCGAATTGGATTCGCGATGATGTCCTCGGCGCGATTCTGCAATATCGTATGACCGAAAAGTTGCCCACGATTTATACGTCGAACTGGGATTACGAAGAGCTGGAAGGTCATCTTTCCTATTCCAACAAAGGCGGGGAAGAAAGGATGAAGGCGAAACGTATTATGGAACGCATTCGTCCGTTTACAACCGAACTGTATTTATCTGGTCGCAATCGCAGGGAGACTTAA
- the nrdR gene encoding transcriptional regulator NrdR, with amino-acid sequence MRCPACQANGARVLDSRPHDDHKSIRRRRECESCFHRFTTFEVVEVTPLIIVKKDGNREEFSREKMLRGLIRACEKRPVALEKLEDIVTKVETELRNDGEAEVSSHAVGEQVMKHLAKIDDVAYVRFASVYRQFKDINVFINELEELMNQNEENGSEKR; translated from the coding sequence ATGCGCTGTCCGGCCTGTCAAGCCAACGGTGCCCGCGTTCTCGATTCGCGTCCCCACGATGACCATAAGTCTATCCGGCGCCGCCGGGAATGCGAATCATGTTTCCATCGTTTTACAACATTTGAAGTTGTGGAAGTGACGCCACTCATTATTGTAAAAAAAGATGGAAATCGCGAAGAGTTTAGCCGTGAAAAAATGCTCCGTGGACTGATTCGCGCGTGTGAAAAGCGGCCGGTTGCGCTTGAGAAATTGGAGGATATTGTAACGAAAGTAGAAACCGAGCTAAGAAATGACGGAGAGGCCGAGGTGTCCAGTCACGCGGTAGGGGAGCAGGTGATGAAACATTTGGCGAAAATTGACGATGTGGCATATGTTCGTTTTGCCTCTGTCTATCGGCAGTTTAAAGATATCAATGTTTTCATCAATGAACTGGAAGAACTGATGAATCAAAATGAGGAAAACGGATCCGAAAAGAGATGA
- the mqnC gene encoding cyclic dehypoxanthinyl futalosine synthase: MSVDAILEKAIAGERLTMDDAVELYESDESELEKIGAAANEVMKKWHPDPITTFVIGRNVNHTNLCDTYCRFCAFYRPPGHEEGYVLSDEEILDKIQDTVDVGGTEILMQGGTNPDLPFSYYTNLLRKIKQHFPNITMHSFSPTEIYKMVEVSGLSLEEVLQELKDAGLDSIPGGGAEILTESNRKKVSRLKDSWTEWMDCMKAAKRLGMHSTATMVIGFGESSHERALHLQRVRDAQDELSPFLAFISWTFQPDNTRMKGERITPNGYLKNVAISRLFLDNIPNFQSSWVTMGPETGKRSLHFGCNDFGSTMIEENVVSSAGTTYKVNNNRALDLIREAGKTPAVRDTKYNTLHVFSEDERVKKDFVMQN; this comes from the coding sequence ATGAGCGTCGACGCGATATTGGAAAAAGCAATCGCAGGCGAACGTCTAACGATGGACGATGCCGTTGAATTATATGAAAGTGATGAGAGCGAACTGGAAAAGATCGGGGCAGCAGCCAATGAAGTCATGAAAAAATGGCATCCGGATCCTATTACGACCTTCGTGATCGGCCGGAATGTTAATCATACAAACCTTTGCGATACGTACTGCAGATTTTGTGCGTTTTATCGCCCGCCGGGGCACGAAGAAGGATATGTGCTCTCGGATGAGGAGATTTTGGATAAAATCCAGGATACCGTTGATGTAGGCGGAACGGAAATTTTGATGCAAGGCGGAACGAACCCTGACTTGCCGTTTAGCTATTATACGAATTTACTTAGAAAAATAAAACAGCACTTTCCGAACATCACGATGCACTCGTTTTCGCCGACAGAGATTTATAAAATGGTCGAAGTGTCGGGACTTTCGCTGGAAGAAGTCTTGCAAGAACTCAAAGATGCCGGTCTTGATTCTATTCCCGGCGGCGGCGCGGAAATTTTAACGGAATCCAACCGTAAAAAAGTGAGCCGCTTGAAAGATTCATGGACCGAGTGGATGGACTGTATGAAAGCAGCCAAAAGACTCGGCATGCACAGTACGGCCACGATGGTCATCGGCTTCGGTGAATCCTCCCATGAACGCGCCTTGCATTTGCAGCGGGTGCGTGATGCACAAGATGAGTTGAGTCCATTTTTAGCCTTTATTTCGTGGACTTTCCAGCCGGATAACACACGTATGAAAGGGGAGCGTATTACGCCAAACGGCTATTTGAAAAATGTGGCAATCTCCCGTTTGTTCCTCGATAACATCCCGAATTTCCAATCGTCATGGGTGACGATGGGACCGGAAACCGGCAAGCGTTCCCTTCATTTCGGTTGCAACGATTTCGGCAGCACGATGATTGAAGAAAACGTCGTCTCCTCCGCCGGGACTACGTATAAAGTGAACAACAACCGCGCGCTCGA
- a CDS encoding replication initiation and membrane attachment family protein produces the protein MESSWKQVLPVDGFRVRMTQDSRATDKQVLTQLYQPLIGAQPVNLYQTFYHRLTRGVYECEGTTHRELMIVTGENLSTLLEARRKLEGIGLLKTYALTVAEDEDRQFAYELLPPMSPQAFFSDDVLSVFLYNRTGKNKYRHLRQQFTIPEMEGDWSEVTAPFNDVFTSLHPSELIPNADQWTSETNGYLTAPETAEVDIEENFFDFDLLYQRLPSFFNREALLTSNVKKAVSRLAFVYRVDAASMSQLIQQALVGDEEVDIGRLRKKVQEWYRMSYGQTPPALGLRTDDPGGTVEKRNVPKEEPLDEASAAIRYYETTAPLTLLASFPEKEAKVPPADARLAESLLFDYQLNPGVANVLIDYVMRVNDRKLDRNHVEKIAGHWSRENLQTVEEAMELAKKEHQNKGSKQQPQKRANTKTQQQKKQNQRKERLPKWLTGDVTEASDDEKRKRVNEKREKIQSLLQQHRKE, from the coding sequence ATGGAAAGCTCTTGGAAACAAGTGTTGCCTGTGGATGGTTTTCGTGTGCGTATGACACAAGATTCGAGAGCGACCGACAAACAAGTGCTTACGCAATTGTATCAGCCATTGATCGGGGCTCAGCCTGTAAACCTTTACCAAACGTTTTATCATCGTTTGACACGAGGGGTTTATGAATGTGAAGGGACGACGCATCGTGAACTCATGATTGTAACCGGCGAAAATTTGTCGACGCTGTTGGAAGCCCGCCGAAAACTGGAAGGGATCGGACTTTTAAAAACATACGCATTAACCGTTGCTGAAGACGAAGACCGGCAATTTGCCTATGAGTTACTTCCGCCAATGTCCCCGCAAGCATTTTTCTCCGACGACGTGCTTAGCGTTTTTTTATACAACCGCACGGGGAAGAACAAATACCGGCACTTGAGGCAACAGTTTACCATTCCTGAAATGGAAGGCGACTGGTCGGAAGTGACCGCTCCTTTTAACGATGTGTTCACCTCTCTTCATCCTTCGGAACTTATCCCGAATGCTGATCAATGGACAAGCGAAACCAACGGCTACCTAACGGCCCCCGAGACGGCCGAGGTCGATATAGAGGAGAACTTTTTTGATTTTGACCTTTTATATCAGCGACTGCCTTCATTTTTTAACCGGGAAGCACTTCTCACATCCAATGTAAAAAAGGCGGTGAGCCGACTTGCTTTTGTTTACCGAGTCGATGCCGCTTCCATGAGCCAGCTCATTCAACAAGCGCTGGTGGGGGATGAAGAAGTGGATATTGGGCGCCTGCGAAAAAAAGTCCAGGAGTGGTATCGGATGTCTTATGGACAGACCCCTCCGGCGCTCGGTTTAAGGACGGATGATCCCGGCGGGACGGTGGAGAAGAGAAACGTTCCCAAGGAAGAACCATTGGACGAAGCGAGTGCGGCGATACGTTACTATGAGACAACCGCCCCTTTAACGTTGCTTGCAAGTTTCCCGGAAAAAGAGGCGAAAGTCCCTCCAGCTGACGCGCGTTTGGCGGAATCGTTGCTGTTTGATTACCAGTTGAACCCCGGAGTTGCGAACGTGCTGATTGATTATGTGATGCGGGTGAATGACCGTAAACTCGACAGAAATCACGTGGAGAAAATCGCGGGCCACTGGTCGAGGGAAAATCTGCAAACGGTCGAAGAAGCAATGGAACTTGCTAAAAAAGAGCATCAAAACAAAGGGTCAAAACAACAACCACAAAAAAGGGCAAATACAAAAACACAACAACAGAAAAAGCAGAATCAGCGCAAAGAGCGTTTGCCGAAGTGGTTGACCGGTGACGTAACGGAAGCAAGTGACGACGAAAAACGAAAACGCGTCAATGAGAAGCGTGAAAAAATCCAGTCGCTTTTACAGCAGCATCGAAAGGAATGA